attggctgtgctctcccGGGTGGATAGATAGCTCTCtgacccctcatcactcttaaagcgatctTGCCTGGCACCGAAATCTGTTAGATGGTtaggtggtggagctggggccAGTGCTTTTctcagtgagtgtgtgctgctcAGCAATGCTGGTGACTGGATTGAGATGTATTTAGGGAGTCATGTGTTTAccttcctagtgttgggagtcaTGTTGGTGCAAGGGGGAgttacgaatgggtgggttaactggcagtaccaaattgtaagaaaaacaaaacaaaacaaatttgACAAAACAAATTATTTAAAGCTCTCCTTTTAGGAAGCAGACAGTCTGTGATTTGGCAGAGCATTGTTTTAGTTAACACATATACCTTGTCCTTGACCTTCGCCTACGATCCACAGGAGTACTGGCTTTACTTCCAGAAGAAATAAATCCACTTGAATGTGCATCAGACACAGAATTCGGGCTCTTTGCTTCACTCTGGCAGGGACTGCTAGTTAAGGTATTGTGAGGGACAATGCTGAGAGAGCGCCTGACGGACTGGACAGCTGTCACCATTCGCTCTGCCCTGCTCAACACATGATTCTTTTGGGCCTCTCCCGGTGAGACTTCTctacaagagagaaagagacaagagTGACAACCTTGAGCACCAAAGCAAAGGATAAATACAGTTTCAGTATGTATCACAATATCACAATAATATAATCACCTTCATTTCATACTCACTCTGTCTTTTGGCCAAAGAAGGTGTGCTGTAGAGCAGGACTGGTCAACCACTCGCTCACAGATATCATCTTATTTGGTGTGATCtggtaaaccattaaaaatatataaatcatatGTTTCTCAGGATGAACTTGCAAAATCCCAGCAGTACACACATAAACAAGGAGCAAATACATTTAATGTCTTGATGATTTTAATGTCCTGAATAGAGGAATGTTAATTTGCACTATGATAAAAAGTGTTATGTgtacaaaactattgggacacctgcttatttattgtttcttctgaaatcaagagtattaaaatgagtttatcctgcttttgttggagtaactgtctctactgtggaGAAAAGAATTTCaactagattatggagcattgctgtgaggatctgtttGCATTCAGCGAAAAGAGCCTTAGTGAAGTCAAACCattagatgatcaccactccacctcattccaaaagtattagatggagcaccatcattcaagAGATGATGGGGGACTCAATGATGGGGgactttgtacccctctagcccactcctgacagagtcctattttattggcaatacttatctacatggcctagacaagctgtgcgtgcatttgcacatctgcataagcaatgggtgaaacttaaacaagctgaatgcattcattataaggggtgtccacaaacatttgggcatatagtgtagcaTTAACTATACAGCCACTATAGCTTAAATTAGCAAATCGTGTGCCTACAGGATACcagaattagattagatttattttttatttacagttcctatagttatttttttaatcctaCTGATAATGGAAAGAAAACAGTGGACATTTGGGGCTAATCCTGAATGTAGTTTAGTAAGCTATAAAATTAATGATGCTACTCTGTGGACTTAACAATGCAGGTGGTTTTTACACTTCAGTTTACATCAATTACACTTAGTGAAGTAACAATATATACTCAATGTGTATACCATCTGTAGTTTCTATGAGGACTAAGTGTACACAGTAACATCATCGCAGTATCGAGGTAGCTACTTTTTATTTCTTAGCAATATTGtctttttaacataatgtgaatctggcagatgtttACTGTACATGTAATATTGCACTAGAAAATGTGCCAAAACAAATGTTCCAAAACTACCTAATAACaatgtttacattgacttccattaaaagttatgtCTTCTGCAAAATTGACATTTTAGAGACAGaagggttttgtgtgacagtgacaatatgcttCAGCTTCAGTGCACTGATATCATCTGCAGACAAACCAATAACTATCAGTTCACAGGTATGAATAATATTTCCTGCTACTGCTTACCTGGTTTTCAGCAGTTGTGTGTTCCTGATCAGCAGAAACCTCCTCAGTTTGTTCCTCAGCAGTGCGGAGGCGCAAGAAGGACAGGCCAAACTGAGACTTTTTATTGAAAGGCTGTGTGCAGGTGAGCCGCAGCCTATCCCAGCTCTCCTTAGCAGCCTGAGGCAGAAAATCAGCTGAAAATGGAAAGAACAGACAAGCTTTTAATGCCTAATGTGGTCTAATTTAGAAGCTGCATTACATGAGCATGTATGTACTGttagatatatttttttaaatacatgtgTTAAATCCATTTCAAATATGGATAAGTGACAAGAACGCaaggagaaataaaaaagtgaCACCTTTTTTAAACATGCGCACACCCTGCCGTCCTTTTCCCTGCCGTGAATCAGCCGGACTCATAAGGGTTGCAGTGGGTAACAGTGGGACATAAGGATGGTTTGATGGCCATGAGGAGCGACCCACATCCACCTGGATGAACGCAGAACCTAGGTTGCCTTGGAAAGGACCATACAAAGGAAAACCAGGTAGTGTCAATGCATAAAACCAAACCACCACACACTGGTATGGTcttgcatatgacaataaaagtgttgtaacattttaaacacactgccatCAGCAGAATGCAGCAATGCAGCAAATGACATAACATTTATTCAAGTACATAAATGTAGTTTTAGGACTGAACCATGAGCCCCTTACCAACATCGATGAATCCTATAGTAGAGGCTCTCTCCAGCTGCAGCTCTGCTTTGAGCACACCGCTGCGATCCAGTGCAGCGCACAGCCACGGCCTGCCAGCGCCACTGCTTTCACACACATTATCCACACGactcttggggtcctgcaaaggTTTAACGTATTTAAGGTACAGGTAAACACTTCAATTTAGCATTAGTATTGGACTAGCGTTATATTGAGCATTCTGACTATATTTCatgctgttgtgttttgcaactAATTCTGAGTCTAATCTGAGATGATCTGACGTTACAGCAAAACAATAACACTGAGCCTGAAACTACCAGCAGTTCCGTATGTTGTTGTTTACCTGTGACGAGAATGAGACAACGTGTTTGATTCTAATAGGTGCCATGATGAAGGTTGTTCGCTTAGCTGAGAGAAGGCGAGGTTAGTCTAGGACTACACTCATGATAGACTAATAAAGCCTGAACGGATTTATTCGGTAAAAATACTGCTTCGTATCTGCAGCCATTTTTCCCGCCTGCAGTATCAGCTGACTGTCTCTTAGCAACACTGCCCGCCTCCCGCATCCGGTTTCAGCCGCCCTCTAGTGGTTCAGAGAGGAACGCCGTGGAGCCTGAAGGAGACACACAAACAACGAACCCTCGTTATTAATCACTGTTCCCGCACTAGGAACATTTTTCATATCTTCTTACCTTATTATTAATGGTGCTGTGTGCATTCTTAAGTGTACATTTAATGTGACCAAACACCAAGACATCCTTGTATATGCTTATTAGCTTACTACGTTATATAGCGTTAAACaccatgaacaaaaaaaaaaacaaaaaaaaacgtcacaTGCATTTTCCTCTAATACTTGCTTACGTGTCCCCATTTGCCCTAATGACAGCATCAACTCTGTCTGTTTAGGATTACAGCCCTCTCTTGAGAAAGttcctgtagttttttttttttatgtgttgtcCAAAAAGAGCACATCGACACTCACATCCCAGGATAACAACTGGAAAAAACGACTAATAATATGATAGCAAGTGCAacataattgtatttttttttatcatcgtagtattttttgtattgtgtgggttttgtgatttttttaaaataacctACCTTCTAAAATATATTTTGAACATTCTGAAAACTAAGTGTGCAACATATTTTGCACTCCTAATTCACATTTGAGCACCAGTTGGCTAATCCTCAATTATGTAGACTGTAGACATACATTTCCCACCATGTTAGAGACAGTTAGGTTCATTTCTAGCTTAAAAGTAGATTTAAAGAATTCGCCATATACACTGTTCACCCTGCTGCGCAGCACAGCTGCCAATTGAAGGCCCCATACATCCTGCCTTTGATGCACATCTGTCATGTGAACTAGCATGGAGCATAAATACACATAAGGATGCAGCTGTTATATATGTTTAGGCCTTGGGGGGTCCAGAGACCGTGACAGACAGGTCAGGCTGGGTAAGGTCAGAGCTAAAGAACATGGACCGAGCACACAAAGAGATGTGTAGAGGTTTTATGATTAATGTGAAGGAAAACTGCAACAAAAAAGCAAATGCAAAATCATGTGTAGTGTATGGTGTTTTACAAAGTCTCCTTTGTTGACATGGAGTCTAAATCTTATTAAAACATTCCCACTGGATTAGTAGAAACAGACTGTCTGCCCTTTTGAACCTACATGATTGTTAAGGGTGCTCTTCATGGCTGGTACAAAGCCTTGTACATAGCCACCCAAGCACAAGctatgttcacattaccaggctgaaGTGCCTCACATCTGATTGTTTGCCTTGATGTGACACAGAGATGATTTCTTCTTCAatcttttcaaatcagatttgagtcactttTATGTGTTGTCTTACATCGGATACATATTCGGATTTCATGCGTCTTTTTGCCTGTACGCATGCACTTAGTGCTGTTGGTGACAGTTGCCAAAGCTTGCCGGTCATCGTGGAGGAACATTCAGGCAGTtaccagtcacacaagaccaggctccgATTTCTTTGAATGACAAAAATCAAAACTGAAGATCAAATtaccatttaaaaaacattattttaaatcactgataaaatctgaccaaaacctcatgaatagtgTTGTACATTCTCAGCTGCTTCTGGCCTGTCCCAGGCAGCTATAGCCTGACTATGGGCGTGTGTTAGGAATCAGGCTTATCTGACATAATGCATCTGTCTTCCATTTAAAATTGAAAGTGATAGCAGTAGcattaagagtcttgcccatggtgtgGTGTGGCATGGTGCCTGTTTTGGGCATCAAACCCCAGCATGGAAGGTGGTTTTGTTAGCTGCTATGCTGCACCTACCACTGACATTTATAACCTCAGGTGGTTTTATGATACAGAGAAACGTAACTACCGCAGAGTCTACATTTCAACAATGCAGTTTCATGTTTCTCACATACGAAGTGAGTTCAGTtgtagaaacagaaaaaaatagagTACTCTCATTAACTTACTGCATAACTTGTATATTGACCTCTCAGTCCAGTTCTGTTTATCATTACAGCCAGAAATAGATCCTTCTGCGATGCAGATAGTCACTATTATAAGAACTATTGTAACATTTTGAGAGAGTTTGTTTCTTTGACGATCATCCTTAATTAACATCTAAATGTGTTTGTTGGGTCATGAGAACTATAAAAATGCAATGCATGGGCTTATTTCCATTGATTTGTGTTTTCCAAGTAAGAGCACATGAGAAAAACACAGTCTCCTcgttttgttaaatattgttGTTACAGATAAGCAGACCATTACTCTGATGGTCTTATTTGAGGGGCGGTCTGCTGTGGTCAGACACTGGAACAGCCTGGAGCTCAGGACCATTCTGTGGGTAATGTAATCTGTGTAATGGAATGACAACATTAAACTATACCTAGaaacacacagcaaaaacaccccctgctaatattaaagataataaaaaaatgattatGAGAATTTTGGTTTGGTGTTTATTAGTTGGACTGAAAAGAAAACAGTCACTGTAAATGtttgagaagaaaagaaaatgtctTCTCTAACATGTTACAACTATTTTGGCAAACCTGCACAAATCATccccaaaaacacaacaacagcagTTCCAAATAATTTCTTACAATCTCAAATGAGGTGAAAAACCCCCCACATAGGACAGGTTACAACCATTCCTCCATGCAAAATACCCAGACGCTCCTTGGTCCTTGCTTGTTGACTCCCCTTTTGTGCCCCCCTCCTCGATTTACAACAGAATTTAAATGAACCATGAAAGCTTGCTTCTGTGGTTAGGGAAACATCCATCAAACTTTGCATTCTAACAAGATTCCCAGGGCTTCTGAATGAAAAACCGCCACTCAGCATTGCACAgatccaccaccatgctttattaataaataatagatTCCTTTTCATTTGCTTAAACATTCTTTAGAATTTGCCACAAAAAGCTATATTTTGCTCATCCGACCATAGAACCTCTATGAGCTCTTGGAACTGCTATTTAAGCTCACTCCAGTTGCTGACATTTATTGCTCGACTACAGTAAAGGCCTTTGTCTGGCAAGCCTCTCCATTCATTTGTTGGCATTGAGGCGACACATTATTGTAGTTTTGTAGACTTagagaagtttttttttgtctttaaccTCATTCTTTGCTGTCTATGGGGTCTGGGCAttaatttcttttcttttcttgaatATTTGAACCTCACTGAAAAGTTTTCCAGTGTAAGATCAAATTCTGCTTATCTTCAGCAAAATTAGAGGGCACTGTAAAGGGTAAACATGGATGAAAATGTGATTAAGTATATGTTTGATGGACTATTTGATAGTACTAGTGTATTCCTGAACTTGCTTTACCTCCCTGCAGCTAGGATAAGCATCTCGCTCCATAGGAACGCCTTCTCAGCCGGCTGCTTTTAACCAGCGCAGCTCTGGATATCCGCTTTAGAAGAGCTCAGCCATCCGTACTCAGCCATGCTCTTCCAGACTGGAGGTAGCTGACTTCACCCCCATCGCGTTTAACGAATGGGCAGACTGATGGACATGGAGGTGGCTATTCCCCCACCACCCTCTACTGAACGTGAGGAGCAGTCATTCGAAAGGAATGCGCTGGCATCCGAGGAAAGCTCCCATTATTTAAGATCAGTGAGCAGCGAGTCGAGCTCGTTTATCATGGTTCAGCCTAAAAACCGTCTGGAAGCGCCGTCCAAGCTGTGGATAACCATAGTTATTACAGTCATGATTGTTCTCCAAGTTGCTTCGACCACCGGACTCCTCATTTATCTGAACATGTCCATGGCTCAAGTAAGTTCTTTTGAAACCTCTTTGTAATACAGATAATATTTGAGTATTTGACAGTATTTCTAGGTAAAGTAGTCCGCTTCGTAATGTTGTCCAGTGAAGTTCGCTAGCCACCCATGACCTTTAGTAACTGCGGTATTTTCATGTGAACAGAAGCGCTGCGGCTGCTTGAGCAGCGATAACAGCAGGACCTATTTCACGGCACATTATTTTCTCGGAACGCACCGCCGAAGGACTCGCATTTTCTCTGTAacctgttttacacacacacacacacacacacacacacttttccctGATACTCACTAAGCCAAAGAGTCTCTGTTCACAAtgcactaaaacacactacaacTACGAACTGCCTACAGGACCTCGACGTCCGCAGATTAAGGGAAGTTAAGGAAAGGGCGGATTGATACTTAGCTAACCACCGATActtagattatttatttatttagagaaTCGGAAATCACATGAAATGTCAATAgcaagatttttttaaatagcaggTTTTTACATTTGatctaaatatatgtataaaccaGATATatacttattttaattttaattgaaTGTTGAAAAAGTAAAATACATTATTGTGAAAGATAGGAACTACTTTTCTGTCAACCCTCTACCCATGCTCCTCATAGCCCTGCTCATACGGGATTAAATAAAGGCCATATGGGGTCTAGGGTAATCCTTTCTTTCATGGTTTCATGGTTCACGTTTTATTTAGTCTCTTTGTGGAAagcctaaaaaaataaaaatacagacagAATTACCTGCAGCTTTCACTGAACCCAGCAGCACTCTGCCTATTGTTATTGGGATATTAACCTTGGTACCAGACTTGGGTATCACCCAACACTAAAGTGTACACAGTGAGCAAAACCTTATATGGCTGTTAGAAGAATTTGAATGGAACTCtatttgcacttgtttttgcATGTGGAACAATAATGATTTCAGTaaaactgaatattaatgttactgtgtttaaatctgtatggaTTATTACTGTAATCCAtagtattaattattttgtaacCCTGAAGCACCACCTGCTTATTTGATACATCACTTCTGTATATTTACTTTAATAAGTGCTCAGTAACTTCCATGCGAAATCTTAATCAGTCTTTTTTTAAGCAAGGCTGCTTACTGCTGTCAGATTTAAGTGGTGCGCTAATTGCAATcattttttctgtgtttttgggAGCTCATGCTCTGAGGCTTGGCTGCAGCGACATTAAGAGTTTGGACAGCTGTGTACGCAATGCATAAGAGTCATGAAAATAACCTGACCttgccaaaataaaaaaaaacacaaggctTAGTTTTTTGTAGTCAGAAACTACACTGCCGAGACTACAACTGACCCGCAAAAATCTTTACTCccacagagatgtgcaaatgaaaaCTAGGGCTGTCAAATAGCTAAAATAATTCATCACATCGCATTATATAGTTTatcattattaatcaaatgtagGCATTTACCCCCAAAAaggttttctttctatttatATCTTGACAATTTATAATAAGACAAAATGTGCTTCAtcagaatgtatttattacttttattttgcaGGGCATCAGCATATGATAATTTGTGAGGAGACTGTTAGGAGGGAGAACTTTGCGCTGTAGTTCGGgaggcttctgctttgtggtagaaaGCCAGACCTCTCTCTGATAAGAGCTAGAAGTGAGAGATATGACAGAGTTAaagggaggagatggggtggtgaaAACTTAGCCATGGACACATGAACAAGGAAGAGATGGAATTCataggatgttagattgggAAGAGGAGAGGCTTCAGGCATTTGAACAAAAGGGCTACAGTCAGAATTTCAGTCATAGAACACACAGCATTCGAGGAGCCAGACTTCAGCCTGCACTGCTACACAGTTGCTGTTACGTAGATATACCTGTGTTAGCTTTACAGAGCGACCTACATTTGAGTCATGTTATACAAATGGGTgagtgttagaagtcttgcccaaggactgttGGTGTAGTATGATGTGTTTGTCTGCCATGAGGAGGGCAGAGCTGTTCCCTACTAGACTACATCAACtgcattttctttaaaaatatatttaatatttatttgtagagagttaatatatatatatatatatatatatatatatatatatatacatatatatatacatatacataataataatatatatttacattaaaaaattttttttacttagaACAATAATAATTTCAGTACAACTAAAAGCTATTCTTGGATAGTAGCTTTGTCCTTTTAtactgattagccataacattaataccacctaaTGCTGTGTAGGTGTCCCCTCGTGCCCCAAACTGCTCTGACCTGCCATAAGATATAGTCATTATTAACTTTTCCAGTAATTTCTGCTGGAGTAGCTTTTCTATTGGATCAGACCAGACcttaatgagccttgggcaccagTGACCATGGTTGTTCTTTCTTTGACcaattttggtaggtactgaccactgcataccggaacaccccacaagaccaaggcctgatgttttggagatgttctgacccagtcgtctagacatcacaacTCTGCCTTTGTCAAAGTacctcagattcttacacttgtcagtttttcctgcttccaacgcATGAACTTCacgaactgactgtttacttgctgcctaatgtatctTACCTCTTGACAGGTGCctttgtaaccagataatcagtgttattcagcTCATAGCAAGTCGgtggtttaatgttatggctgattggtgtatttggGCCACTTGTGCTTGCATCTGCTGAGGAAATATCAATGTGATGTCAATGTGCACATAATATTATTAACTACATGACTACAGTAGTAACCATAGCCATTTCTTCTGAATAAGTGCATTggtaggtgtgtgtttgtgtgtgtttcaatcTCTTTGTTTAATTGCAATCTAAGGAAGTGTGTTTTTTCTTAAGCATGAACTTAAACATGTGAAAGATTTCCTGCTGGTTGCTGAATCCTACACTAAGGATCCAGATGTTTCTTGTCCGGGTTGCACTACCCACATGTTTAGAGAATGGGACAACTGCTTGGGGGTTTAAAGAACAAAGGGAGACATTGAT
This sequence is a window from Salminus brasiliensis chromosome 18, fSalBra1.hap2, whole genome shotgun sequence. Protein-coding genes within it:
- the xndc1 gene encoding protein XNDC1N isoform X2; the protein is MAPIRIKHVVSFSSQDPKSRVDNVCESSGAGRPWLCAALDRSGVLKAELQLERASTIGFIDVGNLGSAFIQVDVGRSSWPSNHPYVPLLPTATLMSPADSRQGKGRQGVRMFKKADFLPQAAKESWDRLRLTCTQPFNKKSQFGLSFLRLRTAEEQTEEVSADQEHTTAENQITPNKMISVSEWLTSPALQHTFFGQKTEEVSPGEAQKNHVLSRAERMVTAVQSVRRSLSIVPHNTLTSSPCQSEAKSPNSVSDAHSSGFISSGSKASTPVDRRRRSRTRQEQTSMASTPKRSRSAGCEKLASKCSQTSTPTRAATKKNIKTLKRCQSPVKTNTPAASPTQNIPHSPEPPESACPICGVSFSPLYLPFHASSCLDSGPVGFSGDMDSDILTSFPSPTSFGISRDEHMVPCPLCSLSLPIDCIEQHASTCGDTVWVD
- the xndc1 gene encoding protein XNDC1N isoform X1; its protein translation is MAPIRIKHVVSFSSQDPKSRVDNVCESSGAGRPWLCAALDRSGVLKAELQLERASTIGFIDVGNLGSAFIQVDVGRSSWPSNHPYVPLLPTATLMSPADSRQGKGRQGVRMFKKADFLPQAAKESWDRLRLTCTQPFNKKSQFGLSFLRLRTAEEQTEEVSADQEHTTAENQITPNKMISVSEWLTSPALQHTFFGQKTEEVSPGEAQKNHVLSRAERMVTAVQSVRRSLSIVPHNTLTSSPCQSEAKSPNSVSDAHSSGFISSGSKASTPVDRRRRSRTSFRQEQTSMASTPKRSRSAGCEKLASKCSQTSTPTRAATKKNIKTLKRCQSPVKTNTPAASPTQNIPHSPEPPESACPICGVSFSPLYLPFHASSCLDSGPVGFSGDMDSDILTSFPSPTSFGISRDEHMVPCPLCSLSLPIDCIEQHASTCGDTVWVD